One region of Streptococcus salivarius genomic DNA includes:
- the dusB gene encoding tRNA dihydrouridine synthase DusB → MTKLNSSFMIGNVEIPHRTVLAPMAGVTNSAFRTIAKEFGAGLVVMEMISEKGLLYNNEKTLHMLHIDENEHPMSIQLFGGDAEGLKRAADFIQTNTKADIVDINMGCPVNKVVKNEAGAKWLKDPDKIYHIVKEVTSVLDIPLTVKMRTGWSDSDLAVENALAAESAGVSALAMHGRTREQMYTGHCDHETLARVAKAITKIPFIGNGDVRSVQDAKLMIEELGVDAVMVGRAAMNNPYIFTQINHFFETGEELPELPFDKKLDIAEDHLKRLVDLKGEKIAVREFRGLAPHYLRGTAGAAKVRGEVSRAESVAQVEEIFATLR, encoded by the coding sequence ATGACTAAACTTAATTCGTCCTTCATGATTGGAAACGTGGAAATTCCTCATCGTACAGTATTAGCTCCGATGGCAGGTGTTACCAACTCGGCTTTCCGTACCATTGCCAAGGAATTCGGTGCTGGTCTCGTAGTTATGGAGATGATTTCTGAAAAAGGTCTCCTCTACAATAATGAGAAAACCCTTCATATGCTTCATATTGATGAGAATGAGCATCCAATGTCTATCCAGCTTTTCGGTGGTGATGCTGAGGGCTTGAAGCGTGCAGCCGACTTTATCCAGACCAATACCAAGGCTGATATTGTTGATATCAACATGGGTTGTCCAGTCAATAAGGTCGTTAAAAATGAAGCGGGTGCCAAGTGGCTCAAGGATCCAGACAAGATTTACCACATCGTCAAGGAAGTAACATCAGTACTTGATATTCCTTTGACTGTTAAGATGCGTACAGGTTGGTCAGACAGTGACTTGGCTGTAGAAAATGCCCTTGCAGCTGAGTCTGCAGGTGTTTCTGCCCTTGCTATGCACGGCCGTACTCGTGAGCAAATGTACACAGGTCACTGTGATCATGAGACTTTGGCCCGTGTTGCTAAGGCTATCACTAAGATTCCATTTATCGGAAATGGTGATGTTCGCAGTGTTCAAGATGCGAAACTTATGATTGAAGAACTTGGTGTAGATGCTGTTATGGTGGGTCGTGCAGCCATGAACAATCCTTACATTTTCACGCAAATCAACCACTTCTTCGAAACAGGAGAGGAGTTGCCAGAGCTTCCATTTGATAAGAAATTGGACATCGCTGAAGACCACCTCAAACGTTTGGTAGATCTTAAAGGTGAAAAGATTGCTGTTCGTGAATTCCGTGGTCTTGCACCACACTATCTTCGTGGAACAGCGGGAGCAGCCAAGGTTCGTGGCGAAGTCTCACGTGCCGAGTCTGTGGCTCAGGTCGAAGAAATCTTTGCAACTTTGCGATAA
- the hslO gene encoding Hsp33 family molecular chaperone HslO — MDKLIKTISESGSFRAYVLDSTETVRTAQEKHNTLSSSTVALGRTLIANQILAANQKGESKITVKVIGNSSFGHVISVADTKGHVKGYIQNPGVDIKKTATGEVLVGPFMGQGQFVSIIDYGTGNPYTSSTPLISGEIGEDFAYYLTESEQTPSAVGLNVLLDEEDKVKVAGGFMLQVLPGASEEEIARYEKRIQEMPAISTLLESDDHIEALLNAIYGDEPFKRLSEEELSFECDCSRERFENALLTLGKDELQAMKDEDHGAEIVCQFCQTKYEFSEADLEELIND; from the coding sequence ATGGATAAATTAATTAAAACAATTTCAGAATCAGGTTCTTTCCGTGCTTACGTTCTTGATAGCACAGAAACTGTTAGAACCGCACAAGAAAAACACAATACTCTATCATCATCGACAGTTGCTTTGGGGCGTACCCTTATTGCCAACCAAATCTTGGCTGCTAACCAAAAAGGTGAAAGCAAAATTACGGTTAAGGTTATCGGAAACAGCTCTTTTGGTCATGTCATCTCTGTAGCTGATACCAAAGGACATGTTAAGGGCTATATCCAAAATCCAGGTGTGGACATCAAGAAAACAGCGACTGGTGAAGTTTTGGTGGGGCCTTTTATGGGGCAAGGGCAGTTTGTCTCAATCATCGATTATGGAACTGGTAATCCTTACACGTCATCAACACCACTTATTTCTGGTGAAATCGGTGAAGACTTTGCCTACTATTTGACAGAATCTGAGCAAACGCCATCTGCTGTTGGTCTTAATGTACTTCTTGACGAAGAGGACAAGGTTAAGGTTGCTGGTGGTTTCATGCTTCAGGTTTTACCAGGAGCTAGCGAAGAAGAAATCGCTCGTTACGAAAAACGCATCCAAGAGATGCCAGCCATTTCAACGCTTTTGGAGTCTGATGACCATATCGAAGCTCTCTTGAATGCCATTTATGGGGATGAACCTTTCAAACGTTTGTCTGAAGAGGAGCTTAGCTTTGAGTGTGATTGCTCACGTGAACGTTTTGAAAATGCCCTCTTGACGCTTGGTAAGGATGAACTTCAAGCCATGAAAGACGAGGATCATGGGGCTGAAATCGTCTGCCAATTCTGCCAAACTAAGTATGAATTTTCAGAAGCTGACTTGGAGGAACTCATCAATGACTAA
- the sufU gene encoding Fe-S cluster assembly sulfur transfer protein SufU yields the protein MALSRLDSLYMAVVADHSKSPHHHGVLPDVEQLQLNNPTCGDVINLSVKFDGDVIEDIAFAGDGCTISTASSSMMTDAVIGKNKAEALELAEIFSLMIQGDHKDEDKLGEAKLLAGVSKFPQRIKCATLSWNALKKAIERSEL from the coding sequence ATGGCACTCTCTAGACTAGATAGTTTATATATGGCTGTTGTGGCCGATCACTCTAAGAGCCCTCACCATCATGGTGTCCTACCTGATGTGGAGCAACTTCAACTGAATAATCCGACTTGTGGAGATGTTATCAATCTGTCAGTCAAATTTGATGGTGACGTGATTGAAGACATTGCCTTTGCTGGTGATGGGTGTACCATTTCTACAGCTTCATCAAGTATGATGACGGATGCAGTTATTGGAAAAAACAAGGCCGAGGCTTTGGAGCTAGCGGAGATTTTCTCTCTTATGATTCAAGGAGATCATAAAGATGAAGATAAGCTAGGCGAAGCCAAGCTCTTGGCGGGGGTTTCTAAATTTCCACAACGTATCAAATGTGCAACACTCTCTTGGAATGCCCTCAAAAAAGCCATAGAGAGAAGCGAGCTTTAG
- the sufB gene encoding Fe-S cluster assembly protein SufB, producing the protein MTETNEKVEPKPIDLGEYKYGFHDDVTPVFSTGKGISEDVVRAMSAEKGEPEWMLEFRLKSLETFNKMAMQEWGPDLSGINFDDLTYFQKASDKPARDWEDVPEKIKETFERIGIPEAERAYLAGASAQYESEVVYHNMKEEYDKLGIIFTDTDSALKEHPELFKKYFSKLVPPTDNKFAALNSAFWSGGTFIYVPKGVKVDIPLQTYFRINNEATAQFERTLIIVDEGASVHYVEGCTAPTYTTASLHAAIVEIFALDGAYMRYSTIQNWSDSVYNLVTKRATAKKNATVEWIDGNLGAEVTMKYPSVYLDGEGARGTMLSIAFANAGQHQDTGAKMIHNAPHTSSSIVSKSIARNGGKVDYRGQVTFNKDSKKSVSHIECDTILMDDLSKSDTIPFNEIHNSQVALEHEAKVSKISEEQLYYLMSRGLSEQEATEMIVMGFVEPFTKELPMEYAVELNRLISYEMEGSVG; encoded by the coding sequence ATGACTGAAACAAATGAAAAAGTAGAACCAAAACCCATTGATTTGGGGGAATATAAATACGGTTTCCATGACGATGTGACACCAGTCTTTTCAACAGGAAAAGGAATCAGCGAGGATGTGGTCCGTGCCATGTCTGCTGAAAAAGGGGAGCCTGAGTGGATGCTTGAATTCCGCTTGAAATCATTGGAAACCTTTAACAAAATGGCCATGCAAGAGTGGGGACCAGACCTTTCTGGTATTAACTTTGATGACTTGACATATTTCCAAAAAGCATCAGACAAACCTGCTCGTGACTGGGAAGACGTTCCTGAGAAAATCAAGGAAACTTTTGAACGTATTGGTATCCCAGAAGCAGAGCGTGCCTATCTTGCTGGAGCCTCAGCTCAGTATGAATCAGAAGTGGTTTACCACAACATGAAAGAAGAGTATGACAAGTTGGGTATTATCTTTACAGATACGGACTCAGCTCTTAAAGAGCATCCAGAGCTCTTCAAGAAGTACTTCTCAAAACTGGTTCCGCCAACAGACAATAAATTTGCGGCCCTTAATTCTGCCTTCTGGTCAGGTGGTACCTTTATTTATGTACCTAAAGGCGTCAAGGTGGATATTCCGCTTCAAACCTACTTCCGTATCAATAACGAAGCGACTGCCCAGTTTGAACGTACCCTTATCATCGTTGATGAAGGTGCCAGCGTTCACTATGTTGAAGGATGTACAGCGCCAACATACACAACGGCTAGCCTTCATGCAGCCATTGTTGAAATCTTTGCACTTGATGGTGCCTACATGCGCTACTCAACTATCCAAAACTGGTCAGATAGCGTCTACAACTTGGTAACTAAACGTGCTACCGCTAAGAAAAATGCGACTGTTGAGTGGATTGATGGTAACCTTGGGGCCGAAGTCACTATGAAGTACCCATCTGTTTACCTTGATGGAGAAGGTGCGCGTGGTACCATGCTTTCAATTGCCTTCGCCAATGCAGGTCAACACCAAGATACAGGGGCTAAGATGATTCACAATGCACCGCATACATCATCATCTATTGTTTCTAAATCAATCGCTCGTAACGGTGGTAAGGTTGACTACCGTGGACAAGTCACTTTCAACAAGGATTCTAAGAAATCGGTATCTCACATCGAATGTGATACCATCTTGATGGATGACTTGTCTAAATCAGACACTATCCCATTTAACGAAATCCATAACTCACAAGTTGCCCTTGAACACGAAGCTAAAGTTTCTAAGATTTCTGAAGAGCAACTCTACTACCTCATGAGTCGTGGACTTTCAGAACAAGAAGCAACAGAGATGATTGTTATGGGATTTGTGGAACCATTTACCAAAGAACTTCCAATGGAATATGCTGTTGAGCTTAACCGCTTGATTAGTTATGAAATGGAAGGATCAGTTGGGTAA
- a CDS encoding PTS transporter subunit IIBC, with translation MNKLKEKFGFEFWQKFGKALMVVIAVMPAAGLMISLGKTVAMINPNVAPLVITGGFLEQIGWGVIGNLHILFALAIGGSWAKERAGGAFAAGLAFILINRLTGSIFGVTSDILADKAATVHTVFGQSIKVSDYFISVLEAPALNMGVFVGIISGFIGATAFNKYYNFRKLPEALSFFNGKRFVPFVVILRSAIAAIVLAIVWPVIQSGINGFGMWIANSKETAPILAPFLFGTLERLLLPFGLHHMLTIPINYTQLGGTYEVLTGAAKGTEVLGQDPLWLAWVTDLANLKGAHPEQYKHVLESVTPARFKVGQMIGSFGILMGIVVAIYRNVDDDKKHQYKGMLTATALATFLTGVTEPIEYMFMFVATPLYIVYALVQGCAFAMADIVNLRVHSFGSIEFLTRTPLAINAGLAMDIVNFIWVTVLFGVIMFFIANFMIKKFDYATPGRNGNYEQADDASSESAGSASAGTSSASSQVINIINLLGGRANIVDVDACMTRLRVTVKDAEKVGTEEQWKAEGAMGLVMKGQGVQAIYGPKADVLKSDIQDVLDSGEVIPETLPSQMTAVQKAEATFKGVTDEVHSVADGQVINIEDVKDPVFSQKMMGDGFAVEPENGKIVSPVAGKVTSIFPTKHALGLVTDNGLEVLVHIGLDTVSLEGKPFDVKVTEGQTVAAGDLLVEANLDAIREAGRETSTVVVFTNADAIKSVKVEHTGKLAANAPVAEVEL, from the coding sequence ATGAATAAGCTAAAAGAAAAATTTGGCTTTGAGTTCTGGCAAAAATTCGGTAAAGCCCTCATGGTTGTTATCGCAGTTATGCCAGCAGCAGGTCTCATGATTTCTCTCGGTAAAACAGTTGCCATGATTAATCCAAACGTGGCACCACTCGTTATTACTGGTGGATTTCTTGAGCAGATTGGTTGGGGGGTTATTGGTAACCTTCACATCTTGTTCGCCCTTGCCATTGGTGGTAGCTGGGCTAAGGAACGTGCAGGCGGTGCCTTTGCGGCAGGTCTTGCCTTTATCTTGATTAACCGTTTGACTGGTTCAATCTTTGGTGTTACTTCAGATATTCTTGCTGATAAGGCTGCTACAGTCCACACCGTTTTTGGTCAATCAATCAAGGTATCTGATTACTTCATCAGTGTTTTGGAAGCTCCAGCCCTCAACATGGGTGTGTTCGTAGGTATCATCTCTGGTTTCATCGGAGCTACTGCCTTCAACAAATACTATAACTTCCGTAAATTGCCAGAAGCTTTATCATTCTTCAATGGTAAACGTTTCGTACCATTCGTAGTTATTCTTCGATCAGCTATCGCAGCTATCGTTCTTGCTATCGTATGGCCAGTTATCCAATCAGGAATCAACGGCTTCGGTATGTGGATTGCCAACTCAAAAGAAACTGCTCCAATCTTGGCACCGTTCTTGTTCGGTACTTTGGAACGTCTTCTCTTGCCATTTGGTCTCCACCACATGTTGACTATCCCAATTAACTACACTCAATTGGGTGGTACTTATGAAGTTTTGACAGGTGCTGCTAAAGGGACTGAAGTATTGGGTCAAGACCCACTCTGGCTTGCTTGGGTTACTGACCTTGCAAACCTTAAAGGTGCACACCCAGAACAATACAAACACGTTCTTGAATCTGTTACACCAGCCCGCTTTAAAGTTGGACAAATGATTGGTTCATTCGGTATCTTGATGGGTATCGTAGTAGCCATCTACCGTAACGTCGATGATGATAAAAAACATCAATACAAAGGGATGTTGACTGCAACTGCACTTGCAACATTCTTGACAGGGGTAACAGAGCCAATCGAGTACATGTTCATGTTCGTGGCTACTCCACTTTACATTGTTTATGCTTTGGTACAAGGATGTGCCTTTGCCATGGCTGATATCGTTAACCTTCGTGTTCACTCATTCGGTTCTATCGAGTTCTTGACACGTACACCACTTGCTATTAACGCTGGTTTGGCGATGGATATCGTTAACTTCATTTGGGTAACTGTACTCTTTGGTGTTATCATGTTCTTCATCGCAAACTTCATGATTAAGAAATTTGACTACGCTACACCAGGACGTAACGGTAACTATGAGCAAGCTGATGATGCTTCATCAGAATCTGCTGGCTCAGCAAGTGCTGGAACAAGCTCAGCAAGCTCACAAGTTATCAACATTATCAACCTTCTTGGTGGACGTGCTAACATCGTCGATGTTGACGCATGTATGACTCGTCTCCGTGTTACTGTTAAAGACGCTGAAAAAGTCGGAACTGAAGAACAATGGAAAGCTGAAGGAGCTATGGGTCTTGTCATGAAAGGACAAGGGGTTCAAGCTATCTATGGTCCTAAAGCAGACGTATTGAAATCTGATATCCAAGACGTTCTTGATTCAGGTGAAGTTATTCCTGAAACACTTCCAAGTCAAATGACTGCTGTTCAAAAAGCAGAAGCTACCTTCAAAGGTGTGACTGATGAAGTGCATTCAGTTGCTGATGGTCAAGTTATCAACATCGAAGATGTTAAAGACCCAGTATTCTCACAAAAAATGATGGGTGACGGCTTCGCTGTAGAACCAGAAAACGGTAAAATCGTTTCACCAGTAGCTGGTAAAGTGACAAGCATCTTCCCAACTAAACACGCTCTTGGTTTGGTAACTGACAATGGTCTTGAAGTTTTGGTTCACATCGGACTTGACACTGTTAGCCTTGAAGGTAAACCATTCGACGTTAAAGTTACTGAAGGTCAAACAGTTGCTGCAGGTGATCTCTTGGTTGAAGCAAACCTTGATGCTATCCGTGAAGCAGGTCGTGAAACATCTACAGTTGTTGTCTTTACAAATGCAGATGCAATCAAATCAGTTAAAGTAGAACATACAGGTAAATTGGCTGCTAACGCTCCAGTTGCAGAAGTAGAACTTTAA
- a CDS encoding zinc-dependent MarR family transcriptional regulator, with the protein MLELEEQVNQLINQILLKAENQHELLIGQCRSQVKLTNTQEHILMLLSEGRKTNSELAKTLNVSQAAVTKAVKTLVKEGMLEAKKDKDDGRVTYFVLTQEAQPIAQEHEEHHQETLGVYRSVLDQFDNQERQVIGRFLTKLAEKIED; encoded by the coding sequence ATGCTAGAACTAGAAGAACAAGTAAATCAATTGATTAATCAGATTTTGCTTAAGGCTGAAAATCAGCATGAGCTCCTCATTGGTCAGTGCCGTAGTCAGGTTAAGTTGACCAATACTCAGGAGCATATTCTCATGCTTTTGTCTGAGGGACGAAAGACCAATTCTGAGTTGGCTAAGACCCTCAATGTTAGCCAGGCTGCTGTTACCAAGGCAGTTAAAACCTTGGTCAAAGAGGGCATGTTGGAGGCTAAGAAAGATAAGGATGATGGGCGCGTGACCTACTTTGTCTTGACACAAGAAGCTCAACCCATAGCCCAAGAGCATGAGGAACACCACCAAGAGACCTTGGGGGTCTATCGGTCTGTATTGGATCAGTTCGATAATCAAGAGCGTCAGGTGATTGGACGTTTCTTGACAAAATTAGCAGAAAAAATCGAGGATTAA
- a CDS encoding metal ABC transporter ATP-binding protein, translating to MRYITVEGLSFQYDSEPVLDNIHYHLDSGEFVTLTGENGAAKSTLIKATLGILKPKKGTVTISETNKDGKKLRMAYLPQQIASFNAGFPSTVYEFVKSGRYPRQGWFRRLTKHDLEHVQRALESVGMWENRHKQIGHLSGGQKQRAVIARIFASDPDIFVLDEPTTGMDAGTANTFYELMHHSAHKHGKSVLMITHDPEEVKEYTDRNIHLVRNQKLPWRCFNVHEKDGEEHKHD from the coding sequence ATGCGCTATATTACAGTTGAAGGACTGAGCTTCCAGTATGATTCGGAGCCTGTTCTGGACAATATTCACTATCATTTGGATTCTGGGGAGTTTGTGACCCTAACTGGGGAAAATGGAGCTGCCAAGTCAACGCTTATTAAGGCTACCCTAGGAATTCTCAAGCCTAAGAAGGGAACTGTAACCATCTCTGAAACCAATAAAGATGGTAAAAAGCTTCGCATGGCCTATCTTCCACAGCAGATTGCCAGCTTTAATGCAGGTTTTCCAAGCACGGTCTACGAGTTTGTTAAGTCTGGCCGTTATCCTCGCCAGGGCTGGTTCCGTCGTTTGACTAAGCACGACTTGGAGCATGTTCAACGTGCCCTTGAGTCTGTAGGAATGTGGGAAAATCGTCACAAGCAAATTGGTCATCTCTCAGGTGGGCAAAAGCAACGTGCCGTTATTGCTCGTATTTTTGCCTCGGATCCAGATATCTTTGTCTTGGATGAGCCAACGACGGGTATGGATGCAGGAACAGCCAATACTTTCTATGAACTCATGCACCACTCGGCTCACAAGCATGGCAAGTCTGTCTTGATGATTACCCACGATCCAGAGGAAGTCAAGGAGTACACAGACCGTAATATTCATCTAGTTCGTAACCAGAAATTGCCTTGGCGTTGTTTCAATGTCCATGAAAAGGATGGAGAGGAGCACAAACATGATTAG
- a CDS encoding AEC family transporter, protein MEIFLTSISGILVILGMILVGFVMGEKGWFDDKSRGLIAKLVTQIALPCYMLYTITQRFTATDLLKMLPELRFPALSMVILLGIATAVASIFAVKKERRGLFISMFFNSNTIFVGLPINQALFGDASIPYVLIYYMCNTTFFWTLGTYLIQRDGEGEAEFDLKTSLKKIFSPPLMGFMLGLIIVILHIKLPTFLASDLKYLGSLTTPLSMIFIGLSVSNAGVKQLVLKKDQVLILLGRFVVAPLLMAAIVYWAPLPTLMKQVFIIQSAMPVMTNAPVVAKLYGADSDYAAVMVTETTLATMVVIPILMVLMA, encoded by the coding sequence ATGGAAATCTTTTTAACGAGTATATCGGGAATCCTAGTCATCTTAGGTATGATTTTAGTGGGATTCGTTATGGGCGAAAAAGGCTGGTTTGACGACAAGTCACGTGGTCTTATAGCGAAGCTAGTCACTCAAATTGCCCTGCCTTGTTACATGCTCTATACGATCACACAGCGTTTCACAGCGACAGACCTACTTAAAATGTTGCCAGAATTGCGTTTTCCTGCACTGTCTATGGTGATTTTGCTTGGCATTGCGACAGCGGTGGCTAGCATTTTTGCAGTGAAAAAGGAGCGTCGTGGCCTCTTTATTTCCATGTTTTTTAATTCGAATACTATTTTTGTGGGGCTCCCTATCAATCAAGCCCTCTTTGGCGATGCTAGTATTCCCTATGTTCTTATCTATTATATGTGCAATACGACCTTTTTCTGGACCTTGGGAACTTACCTTATTCAGCGAGATGGGGAAGGAGAGGCAGAATTTGATTTAAAAACAAGTCTGAAAAAGATCTTCTCTCCCCCTCTAATGGGTTTCATGTTAGGTCTTATTATTGTTATCCTTCATATTAAATTACCAACTTTTTTAGCCAGTGACTTGAAGTATTTGGGTAGTTTGACGACTCCTTTATCTATGATTTTCATCGGTTTGTCAGTGTCAAATGCAGGTGTGAAGCAGTTGGTTCTTAAAAAGGACCAGGTATTGATTTTGTTGGGACGCTTTGTAGTTGCCCCTCTCTTGATGGCTGCCATTGTTTACTGGGCACCTCTCCCAACTTTGATGAAACAAGTTTTTATCATCCAGTCTGCCATGCCTGTCATGACCAATGCTCCAGTAGTTGCTAAACTCTATGGAGCTGATAGTGATTACGCAGCTGTTATGGTTACTGAGACTACCCTTGCAACTATGGTTGTTATCCCAATTTTGATGGTTTTGATGGCTTAA
- a CDS encoding metal ABC transporter permease, whose product MISELLAYDFMQRAILAVIAISIFSPILGLFLILRRQSLMSDTLSHVSLAGVAVGIFLGLSTTWMTLVVVVIAALVLEYLRVSYKHYMEISTAILMSMGLAVALILSNKAGSSSMSLDSYLFGSIITISPEQVRALFVIAAIILVLTLLFIRPMYLLTFDEDTAHVDGLPVRLMSLLFNIVTGIAIALMIPAAGSLLVSTIMILPAAIGMKIGQTFKSVIFWAIGIGLVGMLSGIFISYYWETPASATITLIFIAFFGLVSIFEPLLKAE is encoded by the coding sequence ATGATTAGTGAATTATTAGCCTATGATTTTATGCAACGTGCTATTCTCGCCGTGATTGCTATCAGTATCTTTTCGCCAATTTTGGGGCTTTTCTTAATTCTTCGTCGTCAGAGTCTGATGAGCGATACCTTGAGTCACGTGTCCCTAGCTGGGGTGGCTGTTGGGATTTTCTTGGGACTATCAACCACTTGGATGACCCTTGTGGTTGTGGTTATTGCTGCTTTGGTTTTAGAATATCTCAGGGTTAGTTACAAGCATTATATGGAGATTTCAACGGCTATCCTCATGTCAATGGGATTGGCAGTGGCTCTTATTCTTAGTAACAAGGCAGGTAGCAGTAGCATGAGTCTAGATAGCTATCTTTTCGGTTCTATCATCACGATTAGCCCAGAGCAAGTGCGTGCCCTCTTTGTTATTGCGGCTATTATACTGGTCTTGACTCTACTCTTTATTCGTCCTATGTATCTTTTGACCTTTGATGAGGACACTGCTCATGTAGATGGCTTGCCAGTTCGTCTCATGTCTCTCCTCTTCAATATTGTGACAGGGATAGCGATTGCCCTGATGATTCCAGCAGCAGGATCACTTTTGGTTTCCACCATCATGATTCTTCCAGCAGCTATTGGTATGAAAATAGGTCAAACCTTTAAATCTGTCATTTTCTGGGCTATTGGTATTGGTTTGGTTGGCATGCTCTCTGGTATTTTTATTTCCTATTATTGGGAAACACCAGCTAGTGCAACTATTACCCTCATCTTCATCGCCTTCTTTGGTCTGGTATCCATCTTTGAACCTCTCTTAAAAGCAGAGTAA
- a CDS encoding cysteine desulfurase, with amino-acid sequence MSALDAYKIRQDFAILDQVVNDEPLVYLDNAATTQKPQVVLDTLMAYYHEDNANVHRGVHTLAERATAAYEASREKLRQFINAKSTKEVLFTRGTTTGLNWVGRFAEQVLEPGDEVVISIMEHHSNIIPWQEACKKTGAKLVYAYLKDGQLDMEDLANKITEKTKFVSLAQVSNVLGCINPVKEIAKLAHQVGAYMVVDGAQSAPHMAIDVQDLDCDFFTLSGHKMLGPTGIGVLYGKEEILNQMNPIEFGGEMIDFVYEQEATWKELPWKFEAGTPNIAGAIALGTAVDYLSALGMENIHAYEQELVDYVLPKLQAIDGLTVYGPEDPSQHAGVIAFNIDGLHPHDVATALDYEGVAVRAGHHCAQPLINHLGISSAARASFYIYNTKEDCDKLVEAILATKEFFNGTL; translated from the coding sequence ATGTCAGCTTTAGATGCCTATAAGATTCGACAAGATTTTGCCATTTTAGATCAGGTAGTTAATGATGAACCTTTGGTATACTTGGATAATGCAGCAACGACTCAGAAGCCTCAAGTAGTTTTGGACACTCTCATGGCCTACTATCATGAGGACAATGCCAATGTTCACCGTGGTGTGCATACTTTGGCTGAGCGTGCAACAGCTGCTTACGAAGCTAGTCGTGAAAAGCTTCGTCAGTTTATCAATGCTAAATCAACCAAAGAGGTCCTCTTTACACGTGGAACGACAACTGGTCTTAACTGGGTTGGTCGTTTTGCAGAGCAGGTTCTTGAGCCAGGAGATGAGGTGGTTATTTCAATTATGGAACACCACTCAAATATCATTCCTTGGCAGGAAGCTTGTAAGAAGACAGGGGCTAAACTTGTTTACGCCTACTTGAAAGATGGCCAATTGGATATGGAAGATTTGGCTAACAAGATTACTGAAAAGACAAAATTTGTCAGTCTAGCTCAGGTCTCTAACGTTTTAGGCTGCATCAATCCTGTCAAAGAGATTGCCAAGCTTGCTCACCAAGTTGGTGCCTATATGGTGGTGGATGGTGCCCAATCGGCGCCCCACATGGCCATTGATGTTCAGGATTTGGATTGTGATTTCTTCACCCTTTCTGGACATAAGATGTTAGGCCCAACAGGGATTGGGGTTCTTTATGGCAAGGAAGAGATTCTTAACCAGATGAATCCTATTGAATTCGGTGGTGAGATGATTGATTTCGTTTACGAACAGGAAGCCACTTGGAAGGAATTGCCTTGGAAATTTGAGGCTGGTACACCTAACATTGCGGGGGCTATTGCTCTTGGTACTGCTGTGGACTACCTCTCTGCTTTAGGCATGGAAAATATTCATGCTTACGAGCAAGAATTGGTAGACTATGTTTTGCCTAAGCTTCAGGCGATTGATGGTCTGACAGTCTATGGTCCAGAGGATCCTAGTCAGCATGCAGGTGTTATTGCCTTTAATATTGATGGGCTTCACCCTCATGATGTGGCGACAGCTCTTGATTATGAAGGAGTGGCAGTGCGTGCGGGTCACCACTGTGCTCAGCCTTTAATTAATCATTTAGGAATCTCATCAGCTGCCCGAGCAAGTTTCTATATTTACAATACCAAAGAGGATTGCGACAAGCTTGTAGAGGCAATTCTTGCGACGAAGGAGTTTTTCAATGGCACTCTCTAG